The Armatimonadota bacterium genomic sequence ACCGCAAAAGCGCCCGGCGCGGCGACAGGATGCGACCCGTCGGAGGCTAGGGCAGGACTCTGCGGGCTCCGATGTACGTACGGCGGTAGAAGGGGTCGTCCAGGGAGGAGATCACGACGCCGCGTCCGGCCGACGAGCCGTGCACGAACTGTCCGTCGCCGATGAAGATCCCCACGTGACCTGCGCCAGTACCGTCGGTGTTGAAGAACACGAGGTCGCCCGGGGCGAGGCCGGCGGCGGCGACGGGGGTTCCTGTTTTCCACTGTTCGTACGACGTCCGCGGCAGCCGCGCCCGCCCGGCGAACGCCAGCACCACCAGCCCCGAGCAGTCGACCCCGCTCCGGTCCGCCCCGCCCCACCGGTACGGGGTGCCCAACATGGCCAGGGCGTTTCGGACCACCGCTTGTCGGTCGGGGGAGAGACCGGCGGGCACCGTCGGGCGCTGCGCCGTTCGGCCCTCGGGGCCGGGAGGCGGCTGGGCGGCTGGCAGTTGCGCCACCGCACGCAGCTGCGCTGCCACGACCCAACCGCGCCGGCCGTCCCCGAGCGCCACGCGGAACCATCCCACGGACAGCTCGACAACTTCCAGGGAGCTTCCCGCACTGGGTTCGGCCACGACGGCGGCCCCGGACGTAGGATGCTCACGCACCTGCACCGGCCGAAAGACGGTCACCGTCTTGCCGATCGGCCCGTCTCGGAACCAGTCTGTGCGGGCGTCCGCGGACAGAGCGGGCGCCTGGCCGGCAGGGATCCTCAACAGCTGCCCGACCGTGATCCGATCGTCGGACAGCCCGTTGGCCTCCTGGATGGACGTCACGGTCACGCCGTAGCGCAGCGCGATCCTATACAGGTTCTCTCCGGCCTGCACCACGTGCACCCGCTCCCCCGCGGCGGTCGATGGCGCAGCCTGCACCGGTGCTCGCTCGTCCTGCCTTGAATCCGGGATCAGCAGTCGCGTGCCGATCCTGACCCGCGTCGGGTCGGTGATCCGGTTGAGACGCATCAACTCCGCCACGTCGACCCCGTAGGCGATTGCGATGCGGTAGAGGGTCTCGCCCGGCTGCACCACGTGATAGCGCGCAGCTAGGACCTGCTCGGGCAGGCCGACCACCACGGCGACGGCAACCGCCCAGCACAGCAAACCTGCGGCGATGCGGGTCCGAAGCATAGCAACTCAGAGGGATCGGCCGGCCCGGCGAACCCTCCATGGGGGCAAGAAGGGAGCAAGAAGCGGGCCAAGCAGCCCGCGGCACGGCACGACGATACCGGGTCGGCCTTCCGAGCCGTCGTCCCGGGACGGTCCTTCCTTACCTTACCGCTTGGAGTACTGGAACGCCTTGCGGGCCCGCTTGCGGCCGTACTTCTTGCGCTCCTTGGCGCGCGGGTCTCGCGTAAGCAGGCCGTGCTTGCGGAGTTGGGGACGCAGTCCCTCGTCCACCTTCAGTAGGGCGCGGGCGACGCCGTGGCGCACCGCGTCGGCCTGTCCGGTTACCCCGCCCCCGCGGACGTTGACCAGCACGTCGAACCGACCCTCGTTGTTGGTGACCGCCAGAGGCTCGATGATTCGAATGCGCCGGGCAGCGGTCGGAAAGTAGACCTCGAACGGCTTTCCGTTGACCTCGATCTTGCCGGACCCCGGGCGCAGGATGACGCGCGCAACTGCCTCCTTGCGGCGTCCCGTCCCGTGGGGCAGAGTCAGCGTCGCCATGGCGCCTCCCTACAGTTCCAGCGGCTTCGGCCGCTGTGCGTGGTGCCGGTGGTCCGCGCCCCGGTAGACCTTCAGCTTCCGCAGCATGGCGCGGCCGAGCGGGTTCTTGGGCAGCATCCGCTCCACCGCCTCGCGTACGACGTACTCGGGTTTGCTGCGCAACAGCTGTCCCGCCGATGTCGCCCGCAGCCCGCCCGGATAGCCGCTGTGTCGGTAGTAGATCTTGCTTTCGGCCTTCCGGCCGGTCAGCCGCACTTTGGCCGCGTTGACGACGATGACGAAGTCGCCGCCGTCCACGTGCGGCGTGAAGGTCGGCTTGTGCTTGCCCCGCAGGATCGCAGCCACACGGCTGGCGAGCCG encodes the following:
- the rplM gene encoding 50S ribosomal protein L13 translates to MKTFQQKPADVKRDWFVVDADGKVLGRLASRVAAILRGKHKPTFTPHVDGGDFVIVVNAAKVRLTGRKAESKIYYRHSGYPGGLRATSAGQLLRSKPEYVVREAVERMLPKNPLGRAMLRKLKVYRGADHRHHAQRPKPLEL
- the rpsI gene encoding 30S ribosomal protein S9; this translates as MATLTLPHGTGRRKEAVARVILRPGSGKIEVNGKPFEVYFPTAARRIRIIEPLAVTNNEGRFDVLVNVRGGGVTGQADAVRHGVARALLKVDEGLRPQLRKHGLLTRDPRAKERKKYGRKRARKAFQYSKR
- a CDS encoding LysM peptidoglycan-binding domain-containing protein; translation: MLRTRIAAGLLCWAVAVAVVVGLPEQVLAARYHVVQPGETLYRIAIAYGVDVAELMRLNRITDPTRVRIGTRLLIPDSRQDERAPVQAAPSTAAGERVHVVQAGENLYRIALRYGVTVTSIQEANGLSDDRITVGQLLRIPAGQAPALSADARTDWFRDGPIGKTVTVFRPVQVREHPTSGAAVVAEPSAGSSLEVVELSVGWFRVALGDGRRGWVVAAQLRAVAQLPAAQPPPGPEGRTAQRPTVPAGLSPDRQAVVRNALAMLGTPYRWGGADRSGVDCSGLVVLAFAGRARLPRTSYEQWKTGTPVAAAGLAPGDLVFFNTDGTGAGHVGIFIGDGQFVHGSSAGRGVVISSLDDPFYRRTYIGARRVLP